The following is a genomic window from Bosea sp. RAC05.
GCCCAGGCGCAGGCGAGGCGGAGGATGGTGACGGACAAGGGCAGCCCTCTGGCTGGGGGTGGCGGAAGGGCGGACGCGTCCCGACATGCGAAAAGGGCCGCGCGCGGCGACCCTGAGCCGGACCAACGCGCCAGCAGCGTTGGGGTTTCATGGTCCGGGCGGAAGACCGCCGCTCAGTCCGGCGCGATCGTCCGCGCCAGCGGGCTCGCCGCCTCTTCGGGCAGCGAGGCGGCCTTGTCGGTGACGAGATACTGCGCCCGCGCCAGCGCCGCGAAGCGCCCGCCCTTGGCGACGAGCTCCTCGAAGGAGCCCATCTCGATGACCTGGCCCTGCTCGAAGACGAGGATGCGGTCGGCATTGCGGATGGTGGCGAGGCGGTGGGCGATGACGAAGGTGGTGCGGCCCTTCATCACCTCCTCGAGCGCCTTCTGCAGCTTGACCTCGGTGGCGGCGTCGAGCGCCGAGGTCGCCTCGTCGAGGATCAGGACCGGCGGGTTCTTGAGCAGCGCCCGCGCGATCGAGAGGCGCTGGCGCTCGCCGCCGGACAGCGTGCGGCCGCGCTCGCCGACCAGCGTGTCGAGCCCGTCGGTCTGGCGCGCCATCACCTCGGTCGCCTGCGCCCGCTCGAGCGCCTGCATCATCTCCTCTTCCGTCGCGTCCGGCTTGCCGACGCTCAGGTTCTCGCGGATCGTCCGGGCAAACAGCATCGGCTCCTGGAAGACGACGCCGATGTTCCGCCGCAGCGAGATCAGCGAGATCTCGCGGATGTCCTGCCCGTCGACGGTGATCCGGCCCGATTGCGGGTCGAAGGCGCGGTGCAGCAGGCCGAGCGTGGTCGACTTGCCCGAGCCCGTCGAGCCGACGATGGCGATGGTCTCGCCCGGGGAGACGGAGAAGGACACGTCGCGCACCGCGGTGCGCTTGCCGTCATAGGAGAAGGACACGTTCTCGAAGGCGACCGCGCCCGAGAGCGGCCCCGCATCCGGCGCGCTCGGCAGGTCGCGCACCGCCGGCAGCGTGTCCAGCACCTCGAAGAACTCGCGCATCTTCGGCGCCTGCATGAAGATGAAGTTCACGAAGGCGACGATCTGCTCGAGCCGGCCGACCAGCATGGTGGCGAAGCCCATAAAGGTCACGATCTCGCCGACGGTGGTCAGCCCCTGCATCAGCAGCCAGGCGCCGACGACGAAGATCGCCAGCACGGTCAGCGTCGCCGAGGCGCGCGTCGCCACCGTCGCGATCGCCCACCAGGACAGGACCGGCAGCTGCGCCTCGAGCAGGCTGGCGATGGTCGAGCGCAGGCCGCGGACCTCCGCCTCGATGCGCGTGAAGCTCTGGATCACCGGCACGTTGCCGAGCGCGTCGGAGGCCCGCTCGGCCAGGCTCGAATGATAGCCCTCGACATTGCTCTGCAGCTTGTCGGTCTTGCGCAGCACATAGGCCGTCAGCGTGCCGAACAGCACCACGAGCGAGATCAGCAGCAGGCCGAGCTGCCAGTTCTTCCACAGGGTGAAGGGCAGCAGCACGAACAGCGCGACGAGGCTGGCGCAATGCTCCCGGAAGAAGGAGAGCCACAGCGCCCACATGCCGCTGGTGCCGTCGAGCATGACCTTGAGCACGCGGCCGGAATGGGTCTGCGTGTGATAGGCCAGCGGCAGGCTGAGCGCGTGCTCGAAGAAATTCGCCATCACCGCCAGGCGCCGCCGATGCGCCAGCCGATCGGAATGCAGCGAGACGAAGACGCTGGCGCCGATGGTGAACAGCCCGAAGCCGACCCAGGCCAGGATCAGCGGGCCGATATCGGCCCAGCTCAGCTTCTGCCCCGCGCCCTGGACGTTCGAGAGCTTGTCGATCAGCGCGCCGAACAGCATCGGCTCGGCGAAGGAGGCCGCGGCGAGCAGGATGTTGGCGAAGGCCAGGATGAGCCCCAGCCGACGCTCGGGGCCGAGTTCGCCGAGGACGCGGGCATAGATGGAGAAGAGCGACATGAAGCACCTTTAGCGCAGGCGCAAACCTGAACAAGCCCTCAACCTTAACGCTTCGTTCAAGGCCCCCGGATAACGTCGTCCCGAGCCTAGGCCGACATCGGCGGCGGGACGGTCGCGGCAGGCGATATCGGGGTGGCGTCATGGATCTAGCAACCGGCCTCGGCATCCTCGGAGGCATCGTCACGATTTGCGCGATCATCATCATCGACGGCGGCAACTTCGCCGCTTTCTATGACAAGCACGCCGTCATCATCATCTTCGGCGGCGCGACAGCCTCGACGATGACGCGATTCCCGTTCTCGGTAATCACCCATGGCATTCCCATGGGCATGCGCTTCGCCTTCACGATGAGCGCCAGCCACCCGCGCGAGCTGATCGAGGAGATCACCCGCGTCGCCGACATCGCCCGCAAGAACGGCCCGGTCGCCCTCGAGCACGCCGTGGTCTCCGACCCTTTCCTCGCCCAGGGCCTTCGCTACATCGCCGACGGCTACGACAAGGACTTCATCCGCGACACGATGGAGCGCGACCGCGACAACTTCCTGCAGCGGCTCGACGAGGGCTCGAAGGTCTACCGCGCCATCGGCGACTGCGCCCCCGCCTGGGGGATGATCGGCACGATACTCGGCATGGTCACGATGTTCGCCAACATGTCCGACCCGTCGAAGCTCGGCCCCGCCATGGCCACCGCGCTGCTGGCGACGCTCTATGGCGCCGTCATCGCGAACATGATCGCCATGCCGATCGCCGACAAGCTGCACATCAAGCTGGAGGAGGAGGAGATCGCGCGCACGCTGATCATCGACGGCGTGCTCCAGATGCGCGACGCCAAGAGCCCGACCC
Proteins encoded in this region:
- a CDS encoding glucan ABC transporter ATP-binding protein/ permease; translation: MSLFSIYARVLGELGPERRLGLILAFANILLAAASFAEPMLFGALIDKLSNVQGAGQKLSWADIGPLILAWVGFGLFTIGASVFVSLHSDRLAHRRRLAVMANFFEHALSLPLAYHTQTHSGRVLKVMLDGTSGMWALWLSFFREHCASLVALFVLLPFTLWKNWQLGLLLISLVVLFGTLTAYVLRKTDKLQSNVEGYHSSLAERASDALGNVPVIQSFTRIEAEVRGLRSTIASLLEAQLPVLSWWAIATVATRASATLTVLAIFVVGAWLLMQGLTTVGEIVTFMGFATMLVGRLEQIVAFVNFIFMQAPKMREFFEVLDTLPAVRDLPSAPDAGPLSGAVAFENVSFSYDGKRTAVRDVSFSVSPGETIAIVGSTGSGKSTTLGLLHRAFDPQSGRITVDGQDIREISLISLRRNIGVVFQEPMLFARTIRENLSVGKPDATEEEMMQALERAQATEVMARQTDGLDTLVGERGRTLSGGERQRLSIARALLKNPPVLILDEATSALDAATEVKLQKALEEVMKGRTTFVIAHRLATIRNADRILVFEQGQVIEMGSFEELVAKGGRFAALARAQYLVTDKAASLPEEAASPLARTIAPD
- a CDS encoding motility protein A, giving the protein MDLATGLGILGGIVTICAIIIIDGGNFAAFYDKHAVIIIFGGATASTMTRFPFSVITHGIPMGMRFAFTMSASHPRELIEEITRVADIARKNGPVALEHAVVSDPFLAQGLRYIADGYDKDFIRDTMERDRDNFLQRLDEGSKVYRAIGDCAPAWGMIGTILGMVTMFANMSDPSKLGPAMATALLATLYGAVIANMIAMPIADKLHIKLEEEEIARTLIIDGVLQMRDAKSPTLVREMLLAYLPQHHRTEMAKA